The sequence GTTATGTTATGGgctttgaaaaagaaagaagttcatcaaaattaaactaaattgATTAAAGAAATGCGAGATGGAGCTGTAACTAATATGAGACCTAGTGGAGACATTACAAGTGAGTTTCCTATAATTATATGTTCGCATCAAGGATCATCATTATGTCTATATTTTTTTGCAAGAGTAATGGTGAGCTCACTAAATCAATTTAAGAGAAAGTACCTTAGTGTAtgtttttttatagataatataGTTTTAGTAGATGAATTTTAAAGTAGAGTTAATGCTAAGTTAGAAATTTGGAGAGATATTCTAGAATCTAAAGGCTTTTTGACTATGTAGGACTAGAACAAAATACATGAAATGAAAGTTTGGTAAATGTCGAAACAAAGATGAAGAGGCCATGAGACTAAATAATCAAGAGATACATAAGAATGATAGCTTTCGATATCCTAGATTAATAATTCATAAAGATAGAGAGATCAAAGAGAATgtgaatcataaaataaaagtaaggtAGATGAAGTAGAGAATTGTATCAAGAGTATTGCGTAATCATAGAATACCTATTGagtaaaatgttaaattttataaaattgctATAAGACCAACTATGCTCTATGGTTTGTTGGGTTGTTAAGAAGCaacatattaataaaatgagtataGTTGAAACGAGAATGTTAAGATAAATAAATGGAAATGCGTGAAAATATAGAACTCAAAATGAGTAAAACACCTTAGAGATATGGGTGACccttattgatgaaaagatgataAAGAATTGGTTGAGATGATTTGGTCATGTTCAGAAGAGAATGTTAATGcatcaataacaaaaatatgtcggtaaaaaaaaaagggtatgaATGTACATTTAAACAGCTAatcttttaaattaaatgtgcCGGTAAAATAAACTCATCCACACACTTTCTAAATTCTGAATGTAAACTTATATCCCTTAATTGTTGCTGATTGATAACTTTTGAAAAGAGAGAGGTTGTCGCCCCTTGTTGTGTATCACCAAgggcggagctaggattttttgtttgggggctaaattttgatattaataTATTAGTTTTAAGTCAAGATAAATCAACgtacacacacaaatataaacattaatattttaatttttgatactAGAGCaagtcataatttataaatatattatatataaaattaacaactttCAAGTATGTATATTCgcaagataattttttagggGAATTTATCATCTTTTAAACTCCAATGAGTATAGAAAAGTTGTTTAGTTTGATATTAAACATGTATAAAAAACGAattagagaaaacaaaaattacctCCTCTCTATAACTACTAGACCAATTGACAAATTCTATTAGTTTTCAAGAGTATTATTGAACTAATTCAAATATTGGGAGGGTCAACTTCTATTTTTGTAGctaaatattttaagttttaatactTATAGAAGCAATGCTATAGCTCCGCCCGTGTATCACGTTCTACACTTATAGTCGCAATAGCTGTCCCTAACTTccgggatttttttttgtttttgttttttaacttCCGGAAAATTTGACCATGGTTTATTATTGTTTCAAATGACTTTTTAAGTGACTTTCTTTGAGTGATCATTAATGATAGCTGATCCAGGGAACTAAATTAGCATCTGGGATGAATATGctttcagaaaaagaaaagaaaaccttttatgcaaaaatgaaaatattaaagcATGTACGGGGAAAAAAGAATATCATTGGTAATTCTTCATCAGCTAAAACAGTGACTATATGATAGAATTCCCATTTAAATACATTCCAATAAAACGAATCTAACAAAACAATGACAGGACAGGGACAACAAGTCACACATTGACCTAAAACAAATTCACATGACCATTCACAAacactaataatttattttatgcaTTCGAGGTATGTATTAGTTTTCTCATAGCATGTAAATCTTATAGTTATATTAGATTCTTATATTATAAGAGACAATCCATCTATCGAATGCATGAGGTACATTCTCCTCACTTACACACAATAAAACACAATTGCATAATTGCTTGGAAGGTCAGTTTAAACTACACCAAATGGTAACTATTAGAAAAGTTCATTGCCTATCCTTTTGTACCAAATGCTGAACAAATTCATTGATATTCTTGTCAGAGCTCCCTCCTTCACTGACTGCTTTCTTAGCCAACTCCCTCCATTTACTAGCATTCTTCTTAATCTGCTGGCTCCTCTCTCCTTCCGTCACTTCCTTCAAACACATTACAAGctcttcttttctcacaactcccTTATCATCCTCCTTGGCTCTTAGCCCCACACCCCAAATCTCCTCCACAAACTTTGCATCTGTCAATTGGTCAGTCCACTTTGGCACTCCCACCATAGGTACCCCAAGGCTCAGCCCTTCAAGTGTTGAGTTCCACCCACAGTGTGTTACAAAGCAACCAATGGTTTGGTTTTCCAGCATTTCTAGTTGGTTGCACCATGTCACAATCAAacccttttcttttgttgagtCCACAAACCCATCAGGCAATTTATCTTGCTCAGATTCTTTTACAACCCACAGGAAATGCAAGCCACTCTCCTTTAAGCCCCATGCAATTTCTTCCATTTCTTCTAATGTCAAGGAGACCATGCTTCCAAAAGAGACATACACTACTGACCTAGGTGGCTTTGTTTCTAGCCATTTGATGCAATCATCACTAAGAGGCTCCCATAGACTTGCTCCATATCCTTTGTCATCTTCAATCCGACCATCCAAGTAAGCCGCTGGGACCATTGGTCCGATCAACTTCGCTGGCCAGAGCTTTGATATGCTTCTCGCTTCCTACTCATACATAAAACacgaaatttttttgttttagtaagcacataataagaaaaagaaagggtcATTTTATggtacacaattttttttgttgagtagGCAAATACTTACCTAATACCGCtctaatattataaaatatatattaaataagacAATATCCCATATTAACTTGTTAGaacccctttttctttttattgtgtgtgtgattgtttctaagaaaacaaaaaaacttgcgtacaaataaaaaaagaagtatatacTGTAAAATTCTATTCTTTCATACTGCTTCTATGCTAGTGAGAAGAATGATTACATTAAGTTGATGGTAAAATATCAATAAGTTaacatgataattgataatGGTGATGTTGGTCACATACCTCGGCTTCTAACTCTTCGAAAGTGTTACTAAATATCCAATCAGCCATGTCCAAGTTGGAAAACTGACTTAATTTCATTGCCAAGTACGCTGGATAACTTTCTGGCAACTTAAGAAAACTTGGTAGGTCAGGGAAGTTCAATGGAGGTAGGCCTGGAATGAGTAGTGGTGTAGTTTCAAGCTTCAATGGCAACGAAAGTTTGCCATGGTGTATGAGACAGAATATGTGGGATACAGTGGCTGAATTGGTAAAGAATGGCGCTCCATAAATGCCATGTTGCTTAGCAACATCAAGAGCCCATGGCAAAAATGAATCATACACAACACAACTCACAGGAGAACCAGAGTCCTGAAACTTTTGGATGAGTTCAGATAGAGTTCTTGAGCCATTGGCCTTGAATGACTTCAGGAACAAGTCCACGTTTTTTGCTTGTGCAAAGCCACTCTCATCAAACCCATCGGAGATTGGCTCAACACCAACGTTTGCTGTACAAATGGACTTGAGAGTATAACGAGTTGTAGCTATTGTGGCCTTTACCCCTTTTGAGGCTAAACGTTTTGCAAATTGGAGGAGAGGGTTAATGTGACCCTGGCTTGGATATGGGAGCACCACAACGTGACCTCTATACTCTCTTTCctccatttctttattttattgttgtttctcCTCAACTATCCTTATTTATAGGCTAGAGAAACTTGTTTTACAGTAAATTTTATCCTAAAAAAACTAGGACCACAGACTTTTGGCAAACTGAGGGTAGGAATGGCAATTGGGTACGGTGGGGCCGAAGAATGGGATCTTTGTCCCCGCCTCGCATGGTTTTGTCTTACCTCATTCCCACCCCACCCCACATGACAAGGAAAACGTTCTCACCCCATCCTGCCCCTTGAGGTCCCGTGAAGCCCCATTCCATcccgtaaaactctactttttgttaatttgcctTATaattagtacaatttttttaatgaaacatatttcatgaataaaaatatacttgaaattacaactaaatttatcccatcaatttttagaaaaaattaaataatatatcaaagcgtttaacaagacaataaaaaaaaaaactcatagtataatacataacaaaataaagtcAGAGAACTAcattgggtagaataaaataagctaattatattgatatgttatttaaatagtagaatttttgggtatgaaaaatttacaattataactttTAGCAACTCTGGCGGGgcgggtctaaaaagtctaaacccatccccgccccgccccgtggtgcggggctaaaatcttgtcccatccccgccccacattaggtagactaaaataaactaatattaatatgttatttaaatagTAGATTTTtaaggtatgaaaaatttacgaATATAACTTTTAGCAACTCGGGCAGGGCGGGGTGAGGTGGgtttaaaaagtctaaacccatccccgcaCCGCCCCATCCCCGCCCATCAAaacaactaaccaaacatgttttttattttaaaaacagaaaaaaatttgttttttttctttttctcttgaaaaaaaaaaaaaataaacaaacaaacaaacaaaaacaaaaacagttaccaaacagtAACATCATTGTTTTTCCTTACTATTTACTTGCTCATTTTGCATtcacattaattaattttacttttttcctCTTACCttattatttggaaaataattatTGAGAAATGTTAACCAATGCTCTTAGTATTAATTATTTGGTTTaacaactatttttaaaaatattttatttaaaaattataaaataataaatactgTTAaccatgttttcaaaaaaaaaaaaaaattactgttaaCCGTGTCTATGGACTTACTGTTTGGATTCTGAACATGACAAGCTATTTGAGGTTGACATTGACATATAGTAACAGGATCTTGACCattcaagaaaacaaaaaatttatgtcCCACGTATCTGTGGGATCCTTTTGCTACGATAGAGATGGTAAATACACCAAAAACAGAGTATAAAATCTCTTAGAAAGCATGAGTAATGACTAACGAACATTCGAGAAATGACTAGCAAACACAAGTTATTGCACCCAAAATTGTGACTTTTGTGTATCAGGCAGTGTGTAAGATCATATGTCAATAGGTAGATATGAAAGGTGTACATACATAACTTTGAGTTTTTGTGTGAGACTGTTTTATAGTCATAAGCCaaattaaatttctctctctttcagtTCATAGAACAGaaaaattcatccaaaaaacaaaagtagaaCAGAAATCTGTCATTAAAAAGTGATTTAATTAGTGCAAGTCGGCGGGGATCCTATGGGTCAATGATTAACATTTGCTGACTGCAACATTAGGACATGGTTTGTACCTTGTAGTggccatttttattttttaaggtggattttttttgataaaccgAAACTTTTATTGACCAAAACAAAAGGAACAAAGACTAAACAGCAACTACAACATTAAGCAGCTCTGAATTAATTACATCCAAAAAAGGCCTAGGAGCATAACCCTGACCAAAACATCCAAACACATTTTTCCCAAGGCACCAGGACGCTAAAACATGGGCTGCTTTGTTTGGATTATCCCAGAGTTCTAATTCAACTTTAATTGCCGGTTCCAAATTCTAATCCTGGGTGATGTTGACTTGTAGCAAAGTTCTGaaccttttttattataaaattttggataaTTCTAATCCTGGGTGATGTTGACGAGGTGGTATATcctgcacccggcatatatgccgggtgtctCACACAGGGGTGGGCCCCACACACTGTGGGGCCCGCCCCTGTGTCtcacacccggcatatatgccgggtacaagaTATAAAAATTGGATGTTGACTTGTAGTAAAGTcttgaacttttttattataaaattttgggtaaCGAAAACGAACGGACAAACTAAAGCACGTGAAAGGAAGCTACAAGTAAAAGACAAGAGACAAGGACAAGGACAAGGACAAGGACACTagtaaaatataagaacaagcTGAAAATAGGAATGTAAAAAAatcatggaagcttattaataatatatattactaaaatattatagaaaataatatcaaaGTATGGAATAGAACATAGGGtaagatacaacaaactgagggatattattatattgaacaggctttttacaggactggaagaAATAAATTGGGAAATATTACACAAGTTTGCTAACTCTCTctaactctctttttctctctaattttccGACTCTGCTCTTCAAAGGAAACAAGTGGCATATTTATAGgcaaaaatttacaaaaagacaaaaatattttacattcagATGATAAGCTTTGAATTGTGAAAGCCGACTGGTTCTTGACATTTGTCCAAAGGAGTGGGGGTCCTGCAACTGGAGTGACAATTGTCTTCTAAATGTAAAGATGCCAGGGCAAAAAATATTTGGTTCCAGATATATTGCCGACAATAGATCATCATGTTGTGGAGAAAAGGATGAGAACCTGACGCCAAGGTGTAGGTGTAGCTTTAAAGGAATAGTTATGGATGCTCCTATTAGTTTTCCTCATCTGTTTCTTCGATTTGTGAACGAAGTTTATAAGAGTTCCTCTACTGCTCATGCTCTTTTTCATCctattttcattcataggattttgttgtttttaggttTAGATGACTTTCCCGCTTCTGAGCCCGTATACATTATtgctcctataggtgccacTTTTCTTAGGCAGAGGGCTGCTCAGATGAGAGAGCACTCTAAACGTTCTCGAGTTAAGCCTTCTGGTACCACAcccccttcttcttctatagGTTTTACtcctgattagtatgctctgtgattTACAGTTGCCACAATAAGTGGATCCTCTGTGTTTATCACATCAGAACACTGGATTTGATGATCAAGTAGAATACTAAGGGGTTattcttaaaagtttcaaagaaCCTATTTTTCCTGAGTCATCTTGTGGACATGAGCCTAGAAGTGGCGTTTTAGTCCTGTCAAACCTTAGGAAAACAGTTCTTCTTTTTAGAAACTATCATGGCTAGTTCATCCTCAGCAGTTACAGATACCATTACAATTACGTGTGATCTTTCCCTTCGTAAATCCACTGCAAATAGACTATACtacttgtatgaaatctctCATGTACCGGAAGatagtaaaatttctattactGATTTCCCTATTGTAAATCCTTACACTGTCTTTGATAAACCtcaaaataccttcaaaaaatccataaaaaattttTTAGGTCCTCATCCTTCTAGTGTAAATATGTCCAAGCTTCTAAGTTTGACCAGTTCAACATTCCAgctagtgaaaaagaaaattttatcaccCTTGCCCTTTCCCGAGAGTTTGTAATTCCATGGCAAAAAAAAGGTTACACTCATctccattttggtgcagtaagactagcactcacttttcatggcagaaaaggactccctatagcttctagaatttctcttcttgattctagatttttgGAATACCATAATGCAGTTATAGGAACTGTCCAAACCACCCTCAATGCAAGAACAGTCTTTGTCacccttttccccaattttaATATGTCTCTTAAAGACCCTCATCTttgtgatgctcttaaagtTCAAGTCCAGATCATAGGAGCTTCTCAAGTGCATGATACTTTTGCAGCCACACTCCATTATCAGCTTGCCTACAGACTCCAAAACCATGCTTTTGACATAGCTATACCAGAGATAGCCCAGTCTAATGATGCTCTTTTAATCCAAGTTGACCTAGGCATGACGCCTATatgcacatttgttccaagacagtTGAATAAAGAGTAGATGACAAAACTCTTTCCAGAATCATGGATCACAAAATATGAGAATCTTCATCAAGTAGCCCAGCCAATCCAGTCCaacactcctttcttcatcagCAAAGAAAATGGTGAAGTTGAAGTTAGATTTATGGCAACCacaccagaaaaagaagaagtgacagtCTTTCCTACACAAATGGCTATGATCCAGCCCGTTTCATATGAAggtcttcaaatcaaagcatttcgagaagatggaaaaccttgctatgaaggaaaatcatcctccgaccatatatggtgggatgtttgtgattgtaCTGAttgccaagaagaagaagtctttgaagaaaagcagaaaagacgaaagaaaaagtcttcctagcagcttcttaaagaaagatatgaagcaggagatccagaagttgacctccttggagaaccctCTAGAAAGTTTGACTATTATATCCTCTATCCTAGATCTAGAAAGCAAAAACCTCCATCCCTTTCCCCATGCAgagaaagtcatgatcaaaaccaacaaaaccagaaaccaccATTAATtccatattaccagaaagtcctcccccaaataccaaaatgtcaacccaagcctaCCAGTCAAACCCATACACAAAAGATCTTaccttgttatatgtttgaccatgcTTCACCCTTctgttcacaaaattttccttctCTTGAAAGTTTTGACCATCCACAAGCCAatgttaaacatgtttggaaaatcaaaaatcctgttggaaccaatccaAATGGAACTAAAAAACAAGTGCTGCAGCTCTCAATTGGCAGGCAGAGAATGCTGTTGCACAAAACTAGGTCCTTTCAAAGATTCTTGATAATCAACAAAAGATGACTGAAGTAGTAACTCATACCTTCTCATCTTTAAATTCTCTTATtaaagatttgaagaaaaaaatacagtcagttgaacaagaattggaaacgattgcctccacagtaaaagatttgtctgtctcctttcccctcattgggcaaaaagaaaaagaaaaaaaacaattgttgatgcaactccagtctATGGAAAATTCACAAAAGGCGGCTAcccaagctcttccaatgcaagtTTATATGCCTTATCAGCCTCGTCAATCATTGtataaagatctgtccataCCTTTACCCTCACCATTCTCCCCAGTCTCCCTCtaccaaaacctccaaccacTAAACATGACACATCCTGCTCAAAATCCTTTTAAACCAAGTGGAATTTTTCCCAGCAtaacaaacccaacaccaccaCTCCAACTGGAATCTCAACCCAGACCAGACCCCCAACCCAAACCACAAAATGACCCTCCTCtcatcaaaaaagacaaagaaccattataccaaccaccagaTCCAACTATTGGTGCTTCTTCCAGACCCCCAGATATGAACATGTTGGTCATAAACCCTGATCCCCCAAACCCAATTTCCTCATTTCTTcgaactttaactcttcaagaatCAACAGAACCTTTTGATCTCCCAGCATTGATGACACAGATCTAGACTTGTCTGGCCTTGAATTAGATGAAGTATTTATGATAGAACCAAAGGTAGAAGAGGAATgaatatttgttaataaacaatATTAAGAAAgatttaattcatttttatagagaatataaaaaaattatcaaaatatttatttactttattatttttctatgcataaaatgttttttaaaaataacttttaaacggatgattttaacttttttattttaatttttttaggagagcatttatttattctaatattttttttttatccttcatATAATCTAGATCTTTGAAgtgaaaatgtattttatacCAAATAATACCAAATTAGTGGTATTAAAATTCAACAAATGAGGAATATGTCTGCAAAAAATAACTACCCTACTAACAATTAGAAGACATATATTAgtgaatagttatttttgtacacATATTTCTCGTTAGTAAATTTTAATattgtattatttaaaaaaaaaattacaacatgCTACTAACCCGCAACTCAAACTCTTTCTCCCCCTAAACGCCCAAACACTTTCAAATGATAAATTCATtcggtcttttttttttttttcccttcatttttAAGATAAGGTGTGGCCCTCTAGCCTACCGTCTTATGATTTTATCACccaaaaatacaatataaaaaacaaaaacaaaagcaacagcaaatgataataaataaataaatttaaaaaaaaaaaaaaacaagagagtaGTAAGAGATAAGGTTTAGGTTTAGCCTTGATCACGTATCTCGAATTTTCGATGTCGACGTCAAGGTTGGGTGAAGGAAGTGGAACactataattttgattttgcttgGCTGTAaagaattttctttctttctatgatcttcttcttttctattacttttttattttattaaataaaggagaaaaattTAAATCCGAATTCTCTTATGAAGAAAACGAAGACAATATCGCTAAACTTTTAAGACTTTTGGCATAACCATCAAAAACACTACTTTGGattttaacatttgaagtttgATCTAGCCTTAAAATTCATTTCGATATAAACAATAcaaaacttcttcttcttcttcttcttcttcttctttttttaacctTAAAGTTTAATCTAGCCTTAAAATTCATTTCActataaacaataataaacgtttttttttttggggctttgGTTTGTGACGTTATTGGAGGcatgaaaaaaagttttttatttttattttttatgtgtagCATTTACATAGCCCACAAGTTCTATAAATTTTTGTGGcataaattattatattgtttttaacattattattttactataaattattattcttttcaatataaataatttttgaaaaactatctcattttcttatgtttagtagcaatcttaaaatgagtttgaaaattatctcctaactttccttatttaattttatgtttttcttatttagcTTTGCATGAGatagaaaattgttttctagaaaattttagtataaaacAATTGTGGTGGGCAAAGGGTAAAACGGATAATTAGGCTATCTATTGATTCGTTTACTATTTGTTCTCACAATTAATTTCTTTAGTACCCGTTATAAGACCAAGAATGAAAGTCCAACAGAACGAAAAGGAACTACTAGCGCTGTGATTAATATTCAACTTGGAAATTGATTAAAATAGGTAGAATGCTCGTCCTCAGGTTTAGTTCGAGGATAATGCTACAAACAGATGATCTCTCCTtccttccttctctcttttttctttctcttccccccctcccccattgATCTAGatgtttttgggctttataTAATTAGCCTCAATGCATCTAGATTCTACACTTGGAGGGTTGGGATCacattccttggatccttgttCCATCAGGACCTTACTAGTAAACTTATACTAAAGTCTTAGTTGTATTACTACTGTTCAtggtcacttcctcatcaatgcagTCAAATAAATGGTTACACCGCATTTAATGCGAAGGGGATGACTTCTATgcccttccttcttcttctctcattTCGTGTTTTGTGCCTAGtcaattttttccttctttggtTAGCTCCATGTACCATTGGTTCTTGTCCTCCCGAGGTTAGAAGGGTGTCCTCGGAATCTTCATCAAATGAGATATCTCAACTTCTTTATAAGTTATGTGAGCTCTGCTTAAGTTCATTTTATGAAGTTTAACTCCTCGGAAATGACCTTGGCCATTTATTTAATTGCTTTGGATCCTCGTCCCCCCacaacaattttatttcatgtcaatctaaataagaaaagttaaaacttaagaGATCATTTTCTTTTAACCCAATTTCATACTATACTACTAAACATTGCAAGATATAAAAAATGGTatctattgaaacaaacagagtaatatatatatataaactctcccatccaaaaaataagtcaatcattctttttttcaattgtttttattaaaatatcaaaaaatat comes from Castanea sativa cultivar Marrone di Chiusa Pesio chromosome 3, ASM4071231v1 and encodes:
- the LOC142627409 gene encoding UDP-glycosyltransferase 74B1-like, producing the protein MEEREYRGHVVVLPYPSQGHINPLLQFAKRLASKGVKATIATTRYTLKSICTANVGVEPISDGFDESGFAQAKNVDLFLKSFKANGSRTLSELIQKFQDSGSPVSCVVYDSFLPWALDVAKQHGIYGAPFFTNSATVSHIFCLIHHGKLSLPLKLETTPLLIPGLPPLNFPDLPSFLKLPESYPAYLAMKLSQFSNLDMADWIFSNTFEELEAEEARSISKLWPAKLIGPMVPAAYLDGRIEDDKGYGASLWEPLSDDCIKWLETKPPRSVVYVSFGSMVSLTLEEMEEIAWGLKESGLHFLWVVKESEQDKLPDGFVDSTKEKGLIVTWCNQLEMLENQTIGCFVTHCGWNSTLEGLSLGVPMVGVPKWTDQLTDAKFVEEIWGVGLRAKEDDKGVVRKEELVMCLKEVTEGERSQQIKKNASKWRELAKKAVSEGGSSDKNINEFVQHLVQKDRQ